One genomic window of Canis aureus isolate CA01 chromosome 15, VMU_Caureus_v.1.0, whole genome shotgun sequence includes the following:
- the CLDN22 gene encoding claudin-22: MMALEPRSVAQLAGASLSLLGWVLSCLTNYLPQWKNLNLDLNEMENWTVGLWQACVTQEEVGTQCKDFDSFLALPAELRVSRVLMFLSNGLGLLGLLAAGLGLDCLRLGESRRGLKKGLLILGGTVLWAAGVAALVPVSWVAHRTVREFWDETVPEIVPRWEFGEALFLGWFAGFFLLLGGGLLNCAACSTQAARASGHYVAAETQDRRQHPETNKTHLKI; encoded by the coding sequence ATGATGGCCTTGGAGCCCCGAAGCGTGGCGCAGTTGGCGGGGGCCTCCTTGTCCTTGCTGGGGTGGGTCTTGTCCTGCCTTACAAACTACCTGCCCCAGTGGAAGAACCTCAACCTGGACCTGAACGAAATGGAGAACTGGACCGTGGGGCTGTGGCAAGCCTGCGTCACCCAGGAGGAGGTGGGCACGCAGTGCAAGGACTTCGATTCCTTCCTGGCCCTGCCCGCCGAGctcagggtctccagggtcctCATGTTCCTGTCCAAcgggctggggctcctgggcctgCTGGCCGCCGGCCTCGGCCTGGACTGCTTGAGGCTTGGAGAGTCGCGGCGAGGGCTCAAGAAAGGACTGCTCATCCTGGGAGGGACCGTGCTCTGGGCGGCGGGGGTCGCGGCCCTGGTCCCGGTGTCCTGGGTGGCCCACAGGACGGTCCGGGAGTTCTGGGATGAGACGGTGCCGGAGATCGTGCCCAGGTGGGAGTTTGGGGAAGCCCTGTTTCTGGGCTGGTTTGCTGGCTTTTTCCTCCTCCTGGGAGGGGGCCTGCTGAACTGTGCGGCGTgctccacccaggctgcccgtgcTTCGGGCCACTACGTGGCGGCAGAAACGCAGGATCGCCGTCAGCACCCGGAGACGAACAAAACCCACCTGAAAATCTAA
- the CLDN24 gene encoding claudin-24, with protein MALVFRVAMQFAGLLLSLLGWVLAIITTYLPHWKNLNLDLNEMENWTVGLWQACVTQEEVGTQCKDFDSFLALPAELRVSRVLMFLSNGLGLLGLLAAGLGLDCLRLGESRRGLKKGLLILGGTVLWAAGVAALVPVSWVAHRTVREFWDEAVPEIVPRWEFGEALFLGWFAGFFLLLGGGLLNCAACSTRAARASGHYAGAETRTRCPYLENGTADPRV; from the coding sequence ATGGCTTTAGTCTTTAGAGTAGCAATGCAATTCGCCGGACTTTTATTATCTTTGCTGGGATGGGTTTTAGCCATTATTACAACTTATTTGCCACATTGGAAAAACCTCAACCTGGACCTGAACGAAATGGAGAACTGGACCGTGGGGCTGTGGCAAGCCTGCGTCACCCAGGAGGAGGTGGGCACGCAGTGCAAGGACTTCGATTCCTTCCTGGCCCTGCCCGCCGAGctcagggtctccagggtcctCATGTTCCTGTCCAAcgggctggggctcctgggcctgCTGGCCGCCGGCCTCGGCCTGGACTGCTTGAGGCTTGGAGAGTCGCGGCGAGGGCTCAAGAAAGGACTGCTCATCCTGGGAGGGACCGTGCTCTGGGCGGCGGGGGTCGCGGCCCTGGTCCCGGTGTCCTGGGTGGCCCACAGGACGGTCCGGGAGTTCTGGGATGAGGCGGTGCCGGAGATCGTGCCCAGGTGGGAGTTTGGGGAAGCCCTGTTTCTGGGCTGGTTTGCTGGCTTTTTCCTCCTCCTGGGAGGGGGCCTGCTGAACTGTGCGGCGTGctccacccgggctgcccgcgcTTCGGGCCACTACGCAGGGGCAGAAACACGAACTCGGTGCCCGTACCTGGAAAATGGGACCGCAGACCCGAGAGTGTGA